The genomic window CGGATGGCCTGGGCCGGAGGACCTCGCCCCTCGCGGTTTCCGTTCGCCCCGCCGAAATCGGGGACCGCCTTGCGCGGAGCGTATCCCGGGGGTGTTGCGTGGCCGGCGTGGGACTCTCGTCCTCGCGGGATTGGAACTCGAATTCCATGCGGCCGCGAAGCACCGGGCAACCTTGGCAATTCGGCATTCGGTGCGGCGAGGGGATCGTCGTCGGCCCGCCAGGGGCATGTCGGGGGGCGGATTTCCTCCCCGAGGGGGGTGGCGAAGCCGATTTTTTCTCGCCCCAAGTCTCAGCCACATTAGAAGAAGCGTCAAGAACGCCGCGACAACCAGGCGCGACGAGTGAACCCACGCGGAGAGGTTGCCTCGACCGCCGGGCAGGGCCTCGACTGCTGCGACCGCCCGTCCACCGCGGTGCCGCTCCCCCGCCCGCCGCGGCCACCACGGGCGTTCCCGCCTCAGCCGGAAGGACGCGGCAGGAATTGACGGGACGCGGGGGTGGCGAAGCCGACGAATTCCGATCGTAAACCCATATGAATCATGTACTAACACCAATTTCACCGCGACAAACCTCGCGACAACCGGAGCCACCGACATGCCCCGATCGCTGGGGGAGGGCATAGGAGGGACGGGACGAGGGGGATGGCCGATGGACGGTCGGGGGACCTGGAAACGGATGGGGCCGGGCTTCCGGACGGCCGGCGGCCTGGGATCAGGCGGGGTCGTCGAGCGTGGGGCTCTCGCCCGGCCGGCTCACGAGGGCGACGGGGCAGGGCGGGCGACGGGCTTGCGGGCGACGGGGAGGATGATGCGGAAGGCGGTGCCCTCGCCGGGGGTGCTCTGGACCTCGATCCGGCCGCCGTGGTCCTGGACGATGCCGTGGGTGATGCTCAGGCCCAGGCCGGTGCCCTCGCCGACCTTCTTGGTGGTGAAGAAGGGGTCGAAGATGTGGGGGAGCGACTCGGGCGGGATGCCGCAGCCGTTGTCCGCGATCTCGATCACGACCTCGTCGCCGCCGTCGAGGGCCGCGGTCCGCAGGACGATCCGGCCGCCCTCGGCGCGGGCCGATTCGACGGCCTGCATCGCGTTGACCAGGAGGTTGAGGAACACCTGGTTGATCTGCACGGGCGAGGCGGCGATGTGCGGGAGGTCGCCCAGGTGCTCCTCGACTTCGATCCGCCGCCGCTCGAGGCGGCCGCGGATCATCTCCAGGGCGGCGGCAAGGGCGTCGTGGACGTCGAGTTGGTCCACCGCGGCGCGGTCCAGGCGGGTGAAGCCGCGGAGGTTGTTGACGATCTCGGCCACCCGCTTCACGCCCTGCCGGGTGCTGACCAGGATCTTCTCCAGGTGTGCCCGGATGTAGGCGAAGTCGCACTCCTCGTCGAGCCGGCGCACCCCTTCCAGGACCGCCGGCGCATGGGCCGCGAGGGCCTCGCCGGCGTCGTCGTAGAGCGCCAGGAGCTTCAGCACCGAGCCCATGTCCCGCTCCAGGACGGCGAGGTTGTTGGCGACGTAGGCCAGGGGGTTGTTGATCTCGTGGGCGACCCCCGCGCTGAGCATGCCCAGGGACGCGAGCTTCTCCGACTGGACCATCCGGGAATGGATCTGCTGCCGCTCGATGAACTGGCCGATCTGCCGCCCCAGGTTGGTCGCCATCTCCATCAGGTCGTCGTCGCGGGCGCGGGGCGTCCGGCTGAAGAACTCCAGGACGCCCAGGCAGTCGCCCCGCCCGGAGACCGGGACGGCGAAGGCCGAGCGGAGCCCGACCGCGGCGGCGACGCTCGCCCGCGGGAACGCCGGCTCGGCGGCGATGTCCTCGATCCAGGCGGCCCGCTGGCTCTCCCAGACCCGGCCGGGGAGGCCCTCGCCGCGGGCGAAGGCCGCGGCCCTGGTGGGGCCGTCGAAGGCGGAGAGGTCGGCCCCGGGGGCCCGCCAGGTGCTGGAGCAGCGGATCCGGTCGGCGCCGGCGTCCACCCGCCAGAAGCCGCCGAAGTCCCAGTCCAGGTCGCGGCCCAGGATCTCGAGGATCGCCGGGCTCACCTCGTTGAGCGATTCGCTCTCGGCGAGGACGCGCGTCGCGGCGTACTGCACGGCGAGCCGCCGCTCCCCGGTCTTCCGCCGGGTGATGTCGTTGAAGACCACGAGGCCGCCCCGGATCTCCCCGCCCTCACCCCGCAGCGGGCGGGCGTTGATGAGCATCCAGGAGCCGTCGCGGCGGCTCGGGTGGGCGATGTAGAGCTCCGCCAGGTCGATGACCTCCCCGCGGATGGCGCGATAGAGCGGCAGGTCCTCGGTGGCGAAGGGGGTGGCCCGGTCCGGGTGGTACACGTCGTAGAGCGGCCTCCATCGGCCCCCCTCGCCGACGTGATCGCCGCGGCCCAGCCTCCGCTCGGCGGCCGGGTTGATGACGAGCGGGCGCCCCTGGCGGTCGGCGACGACGACCCCCTCGCGCATGCAGTCGAGGACCGAGCGGAGGATCTCCGTCTGCTCCCGGAGCGCGGCCTCGGACTTCTTCAGCTCGGCCGCCTGGCCCTCCAGGTCGCGGTTCAGCCGGCCGATCTCCTCGACGTGCCGCAGGGCGTCCAGCGTCCTCGCGGCGTGGCTCGCCAGCGACTCCAGCGGACGGAGGTCGACGCGGCCGGGGTCGAGGACCTCCGGCGTGGCCACCTGGAGCGTGCCCATGACCTCGTCGCCCGCCAGCGGGAGGACGATCTGGCCGTGGAACCGCGCCAGGGCGATCGCCGCCTGGTCGCAGCGGGGGTCCGCGCACGAGTCGGGGATGACGACGGTCCGGCCCGAGCGGACGACCTCCGCGAGGATGTCCGAGCCGCCCAGCGGGCGGACCGTCAGGTCCACGAGGCCGGTCATCGTGCCCTCGCCGCGGACGCCCCGCACCACGCCCGCCTCGCGGTCCACCAGCGAGATCATCGCCAGGTCGTAGCCGAGCTGGCGGCACGAGCGGAGCACCGAGTCGAACGTCTTGTCGATGTTCCGCGGGTCGAGCCGGGACGTCGAGATCTCGAAGAGGGCGCCCAGGAGGTCGCGGGCGGCCTCCAGGTCCCGCGTCCTGGCGGCGATCCGCCGCTCGAGGTCGGCGTGGGACCGCGAGATCTGCTGGCTCATCCGGCGGAAGGCCTGGGCGAGGGTGCCGACCTCGTCGCCGGGCGGCACGTCGATCGCGGAGGCGGCCTGCATGTCGCCGCCGGCGATGGCGTCGGCGGTGGCCGCGAGCTTGCGGATCGGCCGGGTGTGCTGCCGGGCGATGGCGTACGACGCCGCCAGCCCGAGCGCCAGGATCAGGCCGCCCACGCCCAGGAGCAGGCGGCGGAGCCGGCGGACCGGCGCGTAGGCCTCGTCGGCGTTGACCTTGGCGACGACGCCCCACCCGCGGTAGCCGACGGGCTCGAAGGAGGCCAGGACGTCGCGGCCCCCGTGGTCGCTGGTCTGCATGAACCCGCTCTCGCCGGCCACGGCGCGGCTCATCGCCGGGACGCGATCCCTCGGGAACTCGACCTCGCGCGGCTCCAGCCTCGGGGGGAAGAGGTACCGGATGTCGTCGCCGCCCCCGGCGTTCGCCCCAATGAGGACCTCGCCCGTCTCGCCGAGGTGCCGCGGGGCGGCGATGTGGGCGACGACCGGCGCGAGGTCCATCACGAGCATGTACGAGCCGACGACCTCCCCGGACCTGGTCGTCGCGGCCATCCGGAAGAGCGCGGCCGACTTCCCCGCGACGAGCGCCGGCAGGCCGACGAGCGTCGGGCCGTCGGCTGCGTCCGGCGCGTCGCCCCGGGGGGCACGGCGGCCCGTGAACGGGCCGATCAACTCGCCGGGCCCGCTGGAGGCGAGCCGGCGGCCGTCCGGGTCCTCGATCCAGAAGGCGAGCAGGCCCTCGGTGTCGTCGAGGACCTCGTCGAGCGACCACGGGCTGCCCCGCGAGGCGCCGCCCGCCGGCGGACCGTGCCCGGGCAGGTAGTGCTCCAGCGCCTCCCGCAGACGGTAGCGGCTGGCGAGGGTGCGGATCCGCTCCTCCAGGTGGGCGATCTCGGTCAGCAGCAGCGCCCGCCGATCATCGGCAACCGCCGAGAGTCGGCTGCGGAGCTGCTCGCGGAAGATCCGGCCGGTGTAGACGTAGCCGATCGAGATCAGGGCCCCGGCCGTCAGGGCCACCAGCAGCCCGACGAAGAGGGTCAGCTTGAGCACGATCGACTGGCGGCGGAGCGCCTCAGGCGCCGCGTCGATCGGGGTCGCGATCAGGTTGCGGAGCGTGCCCATGAAGGATGCGCGTCCCCTCGCTCTGCGGGCCTCTCGGACGGACGATCAGCGGGCCGGCCCGCCGAGCGTCGGGAACTCGGTGACCCTCAGGTCGGTGCAGCCGTAGGGGACGAGGGTCAGCTCCTCCTCGGGGGCCTCGGACCTCGCCGGGCTCGCCGGCGGCCGCGCGGCCGCCCCCTTCTCGATCGTCCAGCCGGGCAGCCGACGGCCCTTCACGCGGGCGACGACCGCGGGCGCCTCGGTCGCGAACGGCGAGGCCTGGATCGGCCGCTCCTCGAAGGTGATCGACCTCCCCGGGTGCTCCCGGTCGATTTCCAGCGCGTAGTTCCAGGCCGACGTGGGCCGGACCTCCCAGTCGGCGAACTGAGGGTTGTCCTTCACCTTCCTCCACTCGGCCCCGACCGAGAGCGAATAGACGAGGGGCCCGCGCTCGACGGCGACCGAATCGTTGTCACCCTCATAGAGCCGAGGCCCGGCGGGCAGCCTGAGCGAGACCTTCATGGTCTTCGCCCACGTCCGGTTCAGCTCGAGATACCGCCCGGGCTCGGCCGCGATCTCGCGACGGTCGGGCGAGACCTCGGCGGAGCCCGGCCCGACCGCCAGGACATCCGATGTGACTTTCGCCCCCTTCGCCCATCCGGGAATCCTCAGGCGGAGGGGGAAGTTGACCGCCCCCGTGGTCGTCACCCGGATCTCCACGTCGTCGCGGAAGGGGTAGTCGGTCCGGACCTCGACGCGGACCGGCGTCCCCTTGACCTCCGTCTCGATGACGCACGGGGCGTAGGCGATCGCCGCGAGTCCGCCATCCGCACTCCTCATCCACAGCGACGAAGCGAGCTTCGGCCACCCCTGGTGGAAGTTCGCCGCGCAGCATCCGAAGTGCGGCTCGAGGCCGTACAGGTTGGAGTCCGGGCCGTTTGTGGTGTAGATGTGATCGCCGTCCCGGGTGCAGAGCACCTGGTTGGCCTGCTGGTCGTACTGGTGGGCCGTCATGTCCTTCTTGAACGTGGCGGGCAGGGCGTTGAAGGCGATCTTCTCCAGGCGGTCGCCGAGCCTCGCGTCGCCGGTGATGGCCGCCAGCAGCTCCAGCGAGTACAACGCCTCGACCACGGTGCAGAGCTCGGTGCCGTGCGAGGGGTTCCGCCCCGCCAGGTGCTCGTCGCAGGTGAACATGCCGGTCGGCTGGCCGTGGTATCGATCGAGCTTCTCGAGCATCGTGCCGATCGCGGACCGGTCCCCGGGGTCGCCGGTCAGCAGATACCGGACCCCCGCGTACTTCAGCCCCATCCCGTTGTTGACGCCGTGATTATCCAGGTCGTACTTGACCCCGGCCTGGCCGGTGAACCTGAAGTCCTCGAAGTGGGCCCTCCAGTCGTAGCCCTGCGCGTAC from Aquisphaera giovannonii includes these protein-coding regions:
- a CDS encoding beta-L-arabinofuranosidase domain-containing protein, with amino-acid sequence MRRTPALLSIAILLPSLAAPAPAQTPKAAGAEGRTGTLPETAFRPLPLGAVRPAGWLREQLKIQAAGLGGHLDEFWPDIKDSAWIGGKSEGWERVPYWLDGIVPLAYLLDDPALRAKAKRFVDYILEHQHPDGWLGPIGDTAGHQPYDAWPLFPLLKALAQYQEATGDPRVVPAMRKCARRIEKAMDDRPLESWAKMRVADLAVPMIWLSARSGEAWPLDVARKAYAQGYDWRAHFEDFRFTGQAGVKYDLDNHGVNNGMGLKYAGVRYLLTGDPGDRSAIGTMLEKLDRYHGQPTGMFTCDEHLAGRNPSHGTELCTVVEALYSLELLAAITGDARLGDRLEKIAFNALPATFKKDMTAHQYDQQANQVLCTRDGDHIYTTNGPDSNLYGLEPHFGCCAANFHQGWPKLASSLWMRSADGGLAAIAYAPCVIETEVKGTPVRVEVRTDYPFRDDVEIRVTTTGAVNFPLRLRIPGWAKGAKVTSDVLAVGPGSAEVSPDRREIAAEPGRYLELNRTWAKTMKVSLRLPAGPRLYEGDNDSVAVERGPLVYSLSVGAEWRKVKDNPQFADWEVRPTSAWNYALEIDREHPGRSITFEERPIQASPFATEAPAVVARVKGRRLPGWTIEKGAAARPPASPARSEAPEEELTLVPYGCTDLRVTEFPTLGGPAR
- a CDS encoding GAF domain-containing protein yields the protein MGTLRNLIATPIDAAPEALRRQSIVLKLTLFVGLLVALTAGALISIGYVYTGRIFREQLRSRLSAVADDRRALLLTEIAHLEERIRTLASRYRLREALEHYLPGHGPPAGGASRGSPWSLDEVLDDTEGLLAFWIEDPDGRRLASSGPGELIGPFTGRRAPRGDAPDAADGPTLVGLPALVAGKSAALFRMAATTRSGEVVGSYMLVMDLAPVVAHIAAPRHLGETGEVLIGANAGGGDDIRYLFPPRLEPREVEFPRDRVPAMSRAVAGESGFMQTSDHGGRDVLASFEPVGYRGWGVVAKVNADEAYAPVRRLRRLLLGVGGLILALGLAASYAIARQHTRPIRKLAATADAIAGGDMQAASAIDVPPGDEVGTLAQAFRRMSQQISRSHADLERRIAARTRDLEAARDLLGALFEISTSRLDPRNIDKTFDSVLRSCRQLGYDLAMISLVDREAGVVRGVRGEGTMTGLVDLTVRPLGGSDILAEVVRSGRTVVIPDSCADPRCDQAAIALARFHGQIVLPLAGDEVMGTLQVATPEVLDPGRVDLRPLESLASHAARTLDALRHVEEIGRLNRDLEGQAAELKKSEAALREQTEILRSVLDCMREGVVVADRQGRPLVINPAAERRLGRGDHVGEGGRWRPLYDVYHPDRATPFATEDLPLYRAIRGEVIDLAELYIAHPSRRDGSWMLINARPLRGEGGEIRGGLVVFNDITRRKTGERRLAVQYAATRVLAESESLNEVSPAILEILGRDLDWDFGGFWRVDAGADRIRCSSTWRAPGADLSAFDGPTRAAAFARGEGLPGRVWESQRAAWIEDIAAEPAFPRASVAAAVGLRSAFAVPVSGRGDCLGVLEFFSRTPRARDDDLMEMATNLGRQIGQFIERQQIHSRMVQSEKLASLGMLSAGVAHEINNPLAYVANNLAVLERDMGSVLKLLALYDDAGEALAAHAPAVLEGVRRLDEECDFAYIRAHLEKILVSTRQGVKRVAEIVNNLRGFTRLDRAAVDQLDVHDALAAALEMIRGRLERRRIEVEEHLGDLPHIAASPVQINQVFLNLLVNAMQAVESARAEGGRIVLRTAALDGGDEVVIEIADNGCGIPPESLPHIFDPFFTTKKVGEGTGLGLSITHGIVQDHGGRIEVQSTPGEGTAFRIILPVARKPVARPAPSPS